The Lycium barbarum isolate Lr01 chromosome 11, ASM1917538v2, whole genome shotgun sequence genome contains the following window.
ATTATTGCCAGTGTCCCCTCCAAGGATCCTGTCGCACTCAAATGTTTTGCCAAAATAGATCCAATTGCCACCTACAACATTAAAACCAAAAGGcaattagaagaaaaaaaaaggctctCAATTTTGATACAACAGTTTGTGGTGGATCTACATCAGTCCAACAGGGTTCAGTTGAAGCTCGTTTGTCAAAGAATTAGATCACGAATCAGGAAATTTTATTGCATTAGCAGGGTTCAGAAAAATGTTTTTGATCATGATTTGACTCCCAGTAGTGACGTTTTAACATCTTTGAATCCCTTTGTGAGACGACATCAGGAACTTCGTCAAGGGTGTTCAAGATTgaatatatgtaaaaaaaaaagtaaaatttatACGCAGTATACTTTTTCAGGTGTTATCCTAACCACCCCTACGCCCCAGCCTTTGTATCCCATCCTGCTTCCGCCCCTAATAACAGTTTGATCGAATCATGCACAGTTTTGTAGATGAACATTATATTGTACCTGAGAGATTAACATTTGGCAACAAGCTTGGAGGAGCAATTTTTTCCTTCCAACCTTGTCAACAACGAAGATTGCAACAAATGTACTGGCCACATTAACAAGTCCAGTCATGACGGCGGACAGAAGTGAGCTACTGGTCTTGAAACCCATAGTCTGAAAAAGGACAGGTGCGTAAAACATAATCGCGTTGATTCCGGTGAATTGCTGGAAGATCTGCAACCAGATGGAAATCACAAGTGGTGGAATGCTAGCAGGCTTCGCTAAGTTCCTGTACGCATTCTTAGCTTGTTTGGCTTGTTCAACCGCCATCACGATTTCTTGGTACTCAACCTCAACCTCGCTAACACCCCTGAGCTTCTTGAGCGCGGCCTTGCCTTTCTCCTCATGGCCGCGCGCAACCAGACTCGTTGGAGTGTCAGTGATCACAAAGCAACCGATAAGAAGAACCGCTGCAGGGATAGCTGCAAAGCCAAGTGATAATCTCCAACCATTTGGATGGCTTTTTGAGGTTGCAAAGTTGACAAGATTTGCAATGAATATTCCTATTGTCACAAAGAGTTGGAAGAGAATATTCACAGCTCCTCTGTGTTGGATTGGTGCTACTTCAGTTAGAAATAGTGGAACAGTCTGTAAGTATTCCAACAACAATATTAGCTACGtctcagtcccaaacaagttaGTAGATAAATATTCCGAAGAACTTGGACCTAATCAATTCACGTTTATCAAGATTTGAACACACTCTACTTACTAAAGACTAATAATAATGTTAGCAAATCAGATAGCGTTTTGATGAAATTTTGAGTATTAAGGATTAAATTCTTTCTAATGTTGGTTGAAATGGTGATATGAAATTAAGAGTTGAGATAATTACGAAGAAACATGACTTCCGCGGGAAAATATTTTTGCCAACCAAAAACAACTTCaaaaaggactttttttttttggtaaaatatTTACACATTCAACGAAAGATACCATAAAGCTACAACCATTTCAAAATATTCTAAGCACCTCAAGTATAAGTTCTATGCACTGACGATAAAAAAACAATTTACATTATCAGGTCAATTAAAATGCAATTGCAGTAAAATGTATACAAACATTAATCGGTAAAAGGTCAAAATGCACAGATAGTGAACGAAATCTTTTTGACTAAACATACCTCATTTCCGAAGCCAACACCAATACCAAACAAAATTCTACCAAAAATGAGCATCACTTTGTTATTCGCGGCGGCACTCAAGCCAGCTCCGGCGATGAAAACAATTGAAGCCATCAACATGGTAACCCTTCTCCCTAATTTAGTGGCGGCCTTTGAAGCAAAAAAGCTCGCAACAAGAGCCGCCAAGTACAAGGATGAAGTGAAGAGTTGGAGATATTGATCATCATATTTACAGTAGTTATTCTCTTTGACATGTTTCTTTCTTTCATGCACATTTGGGaaaaattttatcaaaaaatcaTCCATGCCAGAAACTCCTCCTgattaaaacaaaaacaaaaaaaaaagaataacatCAAAAAATTATCTTTTGCACTTCTTGATGTAAAAATACACTTGACAGAAAGCAAGATTTAGCAATGGATAAATCCTAAAGGTGGATctagaatttgaagtttataaATTCCTATAGCGACCTCAAATTAACAGTAGTAGAACTACCATTATAGTGTTCGGAAGAACCAGTAGCTTTGGCTTAAACATTATTTTTGAATTCAATTTTTATCTAATATGTATAATAATCTATCAAGAACCTAATAAGTAATATGGATTGTGAAACTAAAAATCTTGGATCCGCCTCTGCAAATTAATAGTACAATGATAACTGGATTCGTAGTCAATAATCTAGTAAGTAACAAAGGATTATGGCTTAGAAGCCATAAACTAAAAATCATGGATCCGCCTCTGCAAATTAAGAATACAATGCTAACTAGATTCataataaaatatttatagatatttaatgaatattttaatatatatatatatacacacacacatgaaCCCATAACTGACCCACTACGGTGGCTCATTAATATCACTGAGTGTTTTTAAGGTttaatatgtatgtatgaaaagtaGGTTTTGACCTATGTACACACTAAAAGATTTCGACGAAGGGTGTTCAACCACCCATTACACTATGTGGCTACACCACTTACTCTCTAGATCCGCCCCCGGATAATCCTATTTAACGACAGATTATGAGTAGCGACAAATTATCGAAAGATGCTATTAAGGACTAGATATTTAGAGACGAATCAATAGCTAATTCATTTTGTTTAATAGTAATGGCATGTACAATAAAAAGAACCCTAGCAAATAAAACAAGATGAACACACCTGAAATACCAATATCATAACCAAACATGAGACCACCAAAGGCAGCTAAGATCCAACATGAGAACACATAAATTGTGACTTTAGAATTATTCTTTTCAGCAGACATTTTTACTCTCTTTTCAGAAATCCCAAATTTTAAAAGATAATTCTCTGTAAAGTATTTTACACACTGTGCTCTTaactatatataaaatatttttacaTAGAAAGAGAAAGACAGAAATCTAGAGCAGATTAATTTTTTTATCCCTACTATTATGGTGGAAGTAACTTAATTTGATAAAGTCAATGTCTGTTATAGTGTGAGATTTGGTCTTCCATGAATTTTGGCTATTCATCCAACATTATCCATGTTCAAACTTTTTATAGTAGATCTGAAAAAAATAGTACTTTATATACACTTTGGTTACAGTTCTTTTAAGCTGGAGATTTACACTGACAGTGTAATACGCTGACAGTGTAATAAATTTGTTACCATCTGTACAAGTTCAAGAGTGGCTCATTAAAATTACCATATTTGTTGTTTATAATATGGTATTCTTAGAAGACACAAGGCATTTAACTTCAcatagtattattattattatttatattatatgaATTAATTCAAGTGAAAACGATGTTAGCCATGTGTTTGCAATACATTACCTTGGCTATTGTTGTAAAAAACTTAATTTACTATGAAGAATTAAGTAGTTTAATTCACAGATCTAAAATATTTATAGTGTTAAAAATCTTGGGTCTTTCTTTCTTAAAGATTTTTTACCTTTtcatttttctacaaatttcGATATTATCTACGCGATAATaaaatcataaatatactatTAAATATTTTTGAGGCCTCAAAATTTTGGAGGTCTAAAACAAATATTTTACTCATCTCCCCCTTGAGACACCCCTGTACAAGTCAAAATACAATAACAAGTTGCTTGCCATTTACTTGAGGTTACCGATCAATGTTAATAAATAGAGTTGTCTATAATTAATACCTTTTAAGTAATCTCATtaagtaaatatttttttttactctgtcagtgactaagggtgtgttcggtatggaagaaaatgttttcctgaaaAACGTGTTCTTGAGAAATAAGTAAAATACCCACCCGAGTCCCACCAGCCCCACTCAACCCCACCagcccataccacaccaaccctcacacccaccccaccccaccccacccccaccccatacCAAATTTAACCACATAAACTTTTCATCCTTATAAATTtttaataaaggtaaaattaacTATAAAGTAGAAAATTCGAGAGGGGGTATGAGGGgggagggtggggtggggtgttgtagaaaacacacacaaaaaaaaaaaaaaaaaaattggagggggTGGTGGAGTGTTTCGGGGAGGGGGGAGAGGGGAGGGGCTgtcgtgggggtgggtggtgtaaaaaataaaaaaataattaaaacttttttttagaaaaaaataatatttttggaAGGGGAGAGGAAAGGGAGAGtgtagaaaatccaaaaaaaaaagtttttataacttattttaaaaagaatatttttggaccgctgggggggggggggggaggtgggactcaaaaaaaaaagtttgaaatcttttttaaaaagaattttttgagggggtgggggtggtgcgTGGGGTTGTGGGAGGGGTTGGTCGGTGGTTGGTAAAATATCACTTGTGGACTTATTTTCCCTACTTTGATTAGGGAAGTCAATTTACcatttttaagaaacttattttcctaaagaaaatgattttcaaaatttttgaccaaaccGGATACACCTTGAAACTCTTAAAAGGATCCGCTCTGATCATATTCACAAGTACGTAGGTGACAAattggagtccggagcctaaagggtataaaaatacacagtctttaccaaaaggggatgacaaaaaattaatataccaaaaggggtatatcgtggatcagcccacgatataccccaaatttttttttccttgtcaGAGTTaacgaaaaaaaataaataaattattgtataacgtggactgatccatgttatacaatttatattgtataacgtggatcaatccacgttatacaagttatatTTTTTTCCCAACATTTTACAAaataggagtccg
Protein-coding sequences here:
- the LOC132617955 gene encoding sugar transport protein 8-like, translated to MSAEKNNSKVTIYVFSCWILAAFGGLMFGYDIGISGGVSGMDDFLIKFFPNVHERKKHVKENNYCKYDDQYLQLFTSSLYLAALVASFFASKAATKLGRRVTMLMASIVFIAGAGLSAAANNKVMLIFGRILFGIGVGFGNETVPLFLTEVAPIQHRGAVNILFQLFVTIGIFIANLVNFATSKSHPNGWRLSLGFAAIPAAVLLIGCFVITDTPTSLVARGHEEKGKAALKKLRGVSEVEVEYQEIVMAVEQAKQAKNAYRNLAKPASIPPLVISIWLQIFQQFTGINAIMFYAPVLFQTMGFKTSSSLLSAVMTGLVNVASTFVAIFVVDKVGRKKLLLQACCQMLISQVAIGSILAKHLSATGSLEGTLAIIVVLLVCTFVMAFAWSWGPLGWLIPSETFPLETRTAGFAFAVSTNMLFTAAVAQAFLTILCTMQAYTFFFFSAWIVVMGIFAIFFLPETKGIPIDAMVERAWMQHPIWKKLF